One Salvia splendens isolate huo1 chromosome 22, SspV2, whole genome shotgun sequence DNA segment encodes these proteins:
- the LOC121787142 gene encoding 5-methyltetrahydropteroyltriglutamate--homocysteine methyltransferase-like has protein sequence MASHIVGYPRMGPKRELKFALESFWDGKSSAEDLEKVAADLRASIWKQMSDAGIKYIPSNTFSYYDQVLDTTAMLGAVPPRYNWTGGEIGFSTYFSMARGNASLPAMEMTKWFDTNYHFIVPELGPDVKFSYGSHKAVNEYKEAKALGVDTVPVLVGPVSYLLLSKPAKGVEKTFPLLSLLDKILPIYKEVIADLKAAGASWIQFDEPTLVKDLESHQLEAFTKAYAELESTLSGVNTIVETYFADVPAAAYKTLTSLSCVSGFGFDLVRGAQTLELIKGGFPAGKYLFAGVVDGRNIWANDLAASLTELSSLEGIVGKDKLVVSTSCSLLHTAVDLSNETKLDQEIKSWLAFAAQKIVEVNALAKALSGEKDEAVFSANAAAHASRKSSPRVNNEAVQKAAAALRGSDHRRATNVSARLDAQQKKLNLPILPTTTIGSFPQTVELRRVRREYKAKKISEEEYVKAIKEEISKVVKLQEELDIDVLVHGEPERNDMVEYFGEQLSGFAFTANGWVQSYGSRCVKPPIIYGDVSRPNPMTVFWSTAAQSMTKRPMKGMLTGPVTILNWSFVRNDQPRFETCYQIALAIKEEVEDLEKAGITVIQIDEAALREGLPLRKSEHGFYLDWAVHSFRITNVGVQDTTQIHTHMCYSNFNDIIHSIINMDADVITIENSRSDEKLLSVFREGVKYGAGIGPGVYDIHSPRIPSTEEIADRINKMLAVLETNILWVNPDCGLKTRKYGEVKPALEHMVAAAKLLRKNLASAK, from the exons ATGGCTTCCCACATCGTTGGATATCCCCGCATGGGCCCCAAGAGAGAGCTGAAGTTCGCTCTCGAATCGTTCTGGGATGGCAAGAGCAGCGCCGAGGATTTGGAGAAGGTGGCGGCTGATCTCAGAGCTTCCATCTGGAAGCAGATGTCTGATGCTGGCATCAAGTACATTCCCAGCAACACGTTCTCGTACTACGATCAGGTGCTCGACACCACTGCCATGCTCGGCGCCGTTCCCCCGAGATACAACTGGACCGGTGGCGAGATCGGTTTCTCCACATACTTCTCCATGGCCAGAGGCAATGCTTCTCTTCCTGCTATGGAGATGACCAAGTGGTTCGACACCAACTA CCATTTCATTGTCCCTGAGTTGGGACCTGATGTGAAATTTAGCTATGGTTCCCACAAAGCTGTGAATGAGTACAAAGAGGCCAAAGCT CTCGGTGTTGATACCGTCCCTGTTCTTGTTGGACCAGTATCATACCTTTTGCTCTCCAAACCTGCTAAGGGAGTTGAGAAAACTTTCCCACTTCTTTCTCTTCTTGACAAGATTCTTCCAATCTACAA GGAAGTTATTGCTGATTTGAAGGCAGCGGGTGCTTCATGGATCCAATTCGATGAGCCTACATTGGTTAAGGATCTCGAGTCACACCAGCTGGAAGCCTTCACCAAGGCTTATGCCGAGCTTGAATCAACCTTGTCTGGCGTCAACACCATCGTCGAAACCTATTTCGCTGATGTCCCTGCTGCTGCATACAAGACCCTCACCTCCTTGAGCTGCGTATCTGGCTTTGGATTTGATTTGGTCCGTGGAGCCCAAACACTCGAATTGATCAAGGGTGGTTTTCCAGCTGGAAAATACCTATTCGCCGGTGTTGTAGATGGAAGGAACATCTGGGCTAATGATCTAGCCGCATCTCTCACTGAGCTGAGTTCTCTTGAAGGAATCGTTGGAAAGG ACAAGCTTGTTGTGTCCACATCCTGCTCGCTTCTCCACACTGCTGTGGATTTGTCCAATGAGACTAAGCTGGACCAGGAAATCAAGTCTTGGCTTGCATTTGCTGCTCAGAAGATCGTGGAAGTGAATGCACTTGCAAAGGCATTGTCCGGCGAGAAGGATGAG GCCGTCTTTTCTGCCAACGCTGCTGCCCATGCCTCTAGGAAATCCTCCCCGAGGGTGAACAATGAAGCAGTGCAAAAGGCT GCTGCTGCACTAAGAGGTTCTGACCATCGCCGCGCTACAAACGTTAGTGCCAGACTTGACGCTCAGCAGAAGAAGCTCAACCTTCCGATCCTCCCAACCACCACTATTGGTTCCTTCCCACAGACAGTGGAGCTAAGAAGAGTGCGCCGTGAATACAAGGCCAAGAA gatCTCCGAGGAGGAATATGTGAAGGCCATCAAGGAGGAGATCAGCAAGGTTGTCAAGCTTCAGGAGGAGCTTGACATCGACGTTCTTGTTCACGGAGAGCCAGAG AGGAACGACATGGTGGAGTACTTTGGGGAGCAACTTTCGGGTTTTGCCTTCACGGCGAATGGCTGGGTCCAGTCATACGGATCTAGATGTGTCAAGCCACCAATTATCTACGGTGATGTCAGCCGCCCCAACCCCATGACCGTCTTTTGGTCCACTGCTGCCCAGAGCATGACCAAGCGCCCGATGAAGGGTATGCTCACCGGGCCAGTCACCATCCTCAATTGGTCTTTCGTGAGAAACGACCAGCCTAG ATTCGAAACCTGTTACCAAATTGCTCTGGCAATCAAGGAAGAAGTGGAGGACCTTGAGAAGGCCGGTATCACCGTGATCCAGATCGACGAGGCTGCATTGAGGGAAGGGCTGCCTCTCCGCAAATCCGAGCACGGTTTCTACTTGGACTGGGCTGTCCACTCCTTCAGAATCACCAATGTCGGTGTTCAAGATACCACCCAG ATCCATACCCACATGTGCTACTCGAACTTCAATGACATCATTCACTCCATCATCAACATGGATGCCGATGTCATCACAATCGAGAACTCGCGCTCAGATGAGAAGCTGCTCTCTGTATTCCGTGAGGGAGTGAAGTATGGAGCTGGAATTGGGCCGGGTGTGTATGACATCCACTCTCCACGTATCCCATCGACAGAGGAGATTGCTGACAGAATCAACAAGATGCTTGCCGTCCTCGAGACCAACATCCTGTGGGTGAACCCCGACTGTGGTCTCAAGACCCGCAAGTACGGAGAGGTCAAGCCCGCCCTCGAGCATATGGTTGCGGCTGCCAAGCTCCTCCGAAAGAACCTTGCCAGTGCCAAATAA
- the LOC121785911 gene encoding NAC domain-containing protein 72-like yields the protein MGDLAPVREFKPADEEIILEYLMRKINNEAFHTDMINTVQFYASTPDNISQMHRASGDRVWYYFTQRRRKHRRGHQVDRTAGDGYWKVIGALKRITHNGERIGLRRLFVYSTGTYRDSVQTDWLMQEFTVPENRARMGDWVGCKMYKTTRQGGSSSLIRDAVNESRSSRKRNHDGEANNNPTYAEVELMKKYKIDET from the exons ATGGGCGACTTAGCTCCGGTTCGCGAATTTAAACCGGCGGATGAAGAGATAATTCTTGAGTATCTGATGAGGAAAATCAACAATGAGGCGTTTCACACCGACATGATCAATACAGTTCAATTCTATGCTTCCACTCCAGATAATATTTCTc AAATGCATAGAGCAAGTGGAGACAGAGTGTGGTATTACTTCACACAGAGAAGGAGAAAGCATAGACGCGGCCATCAGGTGGACAGGACAGCAGGGGATGGATATTGGAAGGTTATTGGTGCTCTCAAACGTATCACGCATAACGGAGAGAGAATTGGGCTGCGCAGGCTGTTCGTCTACTCCACAGGGACATATCGAGATTCTGTTCAGACTGATTGGTTGATGCAAGAATTCACAGTGCCAGAAAACCGCGCAAGG ATGGGTGATTGGGTTGGGTGTAAGATGTATAAGACAACCAGGCAAGGCGGCAGCTCTAGTTTGATTCGTGATGCAGTGAACGAAAGCAGGAGTTCAAGAAAAAGAAACCATGATGGAGAGGCGAACAACAACCCGACCTACGCTGAGGTTGAGCTAATGAAGAAGTACAAAATTGATGAAACATGA
- the LOC121785910 gene encoding RNA-binding protein PNO1-like, whose translation MENPAEIATAASISPSAMDVEAAAAPPRKPQVLFAQKPNFRPLKAHEISDGQIQFRKISVPPHRYTPLKKAWLEIYTPIYDEMKIDIRMNLKARRVELKTRTDTPDVSNLQKCADFVHAFMLGFDVIDAVALLRMDELYVESFEIKDVKTLKGEHLSRAIGRLSGKGGKTKFAIENSTRTRIVIADSKIHMLGSFANIKVARDSLCSLILGSPAAKVYSKLRAVTARLAERF comes from the coding sequence ATGGAAAATCCGGCCGAAATCGCCACTGCCGCCTCTATTTCTCCCTCCGCCATGGACGTCGAAGCCGCAGCCGCTCCTCCACGGAAGCCGCAGGTCCTATTCGCACAGAAACCGAACTTCCGGCCGCTCAAGGCGCACGAAATCTCCGACGGCCAAATCCAGTTCCGCAAAATCTCCGTCCCGCCGCACCGCTACACTCCTCTCAAAAAAGCCTGGCTTGAGATCTACACCCCGATATACGACGAGATGAAGATCGACATCCGGATGAATCTCAAGGCGCGCAGAGTCGAGCTCAAGACCCGCACCGACACCCCCGACGTCAGCAACCTCCAGAAGTGCGCCGACTTCGTGCACGCCTTCATGCTCGGATTCGACGTTATCGACGCCGTGGCGCTGCTCCGAATGGACGAGCTCTACGTCGAATCGTTCGAGATCAAGGACGTGAAGACACTGAAAGGCGAGCACTTGTCTCGCGCGATCGGGCGATTGAGCGGAAAAGGGGGGAAAACGAAATTCGCGATTGAGAATTCGACAAGGACAAGGATTGTGATTGCGGATTCGAAGATTCATATGCTTGGATCGTTTGCGAACATCAAGGTCGCGAGGGATTCGCTTTGTAGCTTGATTTTGGGATCCCCTGCTGCGAAGGTTTATTCGAAGCTGAGAGCAGTCACGGCTCGCCTTGCTGAAAGGTTTTGA
- the LOC121785906 gene encoding 5-methyltetrahydropteroyltriglutamate--homocysteine methyltransferase-like, translated as MASHIVGYPRMGPKRELKFALESFWDGKSSAEDLEKVAAGLRSSIWKQMSDVGIKYIPSNTFSYYDQVLDTTAMLGAVPPRYNWTGGEIGFSTFFSMARGNASVPAMEMTKWFDTNYHFIVPELGPDVNFSYASHKAVNEYKEAKAQGVDTVPVLVGPVSYLLLSKPAKDVEKTFPLLSLLDKILPIYKEVIAELKAAGASWIQFDEPTLVMDLESHQLEAFTKAYADLQSALSGVDVLVETYFADIPGAAFKTLTSLSGVSGFGFDLVRGTQTIDLIKGGFPSGKYLFAGVVDGRNIWANDLDASLSTLQSLESIVGKDKLVVSTSCSLLHTAVDLVNETKLDQEIKSWLAFAAQKVVEVNALAKALTGQKDEAYFSANATAQVSRKSSPRVNNEAVQKAAAALKGSDHRRATDVTSRLDAQQKKLNLPILPTTTIGSFPQTVELRRVRREYKAKKISEEDYDKAIKEEINKVVKLQEELDIDVLVHGEPERNDMVEYFGEQLSGFAFTANGWVQSYGSRCVKPPIIYGDVSRPNPMTVYWSSAAQSMTKRPMKGMLTGPVTILNWSFVRNDQPRSETCYQIALAIKDEVEDLEKAGITVIQIDEAALREGLPLRKSEHAFYLDWAVHSFRITNVGVQDTTQIHTHMCYSNFNDIIQSIINMDADVITIENSRSDEKLLSVFREGVKYGAGIGPGVYDIHSPRIPSTDEIADRINKMLAVLEKNILWVNPDCGLKTRKYGEVKPALENMVSACKILRTKLGSA; from the exons ATGGCATCCCATATTGTTGGTTACCCTCGTATGGGCCCCAAGAGAGAGCTGAAGTTCGCTCTAGAATCGTTCTGGGATGGCAAGAGCAGCGCCGAGGATTTGGAAAAAGTGGCAGCTGGTCTCCGATCATCTATTTGGAAGCAGATGTCTGATGTTGGGATCAAGTACATCCCCAGCAACACATTCTCATACTATGACCAGGTGCTTGACACAACTGCGATGCTTGGTGCTGTTCCCCCGAGATACAACTGGACTGGTGGTGAGATTGGTTTCTCCACTTTCTTCTCCATGGCCAGAGGAAATGCCTCTGTTCCTGCTATGGAGATGACCAAGTGGTTTGATACCAACTA CCACTTCATTGTCCCAGAATTGGGACCTGATGTGAATTTTTCTTATGCTTCCCACAAAGCTGTTAATGAATACAAAGAAGCTAAGGCG CAAGGTGTTGATACTGTTCCAGTTCTTGTTGGTCCTGTTTCATACTTGTTGCTTTCCAAACCTGCCAAGGATGTCGAGAAAACATTccctcttctttctcttcttgACAAAATTCTTCCAATCTACAA GGAAGTTATTGCTGAGCTGAAGGCAGCCGGTGCATCTTGGATTCAGTTTGATGAGCCCACCTTAGTAATGGATCTCGAGTCTCACCAGTTGGAAGCATTCACAAAGGCATATGCTGACCTACAATCAGCTTTGTCCGGCGTCGATGTTCTAGTTGAGACTTATTTTGCTGACATTCCCGGGGCTGCATTTAAAACCCTTACCTCATTGAGTGGAGTTTCTGGTTTTGGCTTTGATTTGGTTCGTGGAACCCAGACCATCGATTTAATCAAGGGTGGTTTTCCATCTGGAAAATATCTCTTTGCTGGAGTTGTTGACGGAAGGAACATCTGGGCTAATGATCTGGATGCATCCCTCTCCACCCTACAGTCTCTTGAAAGCATAGTGGGAAAGG ATAAACTTGTTGTGTCTACCTCATGCTCGCTTCTCCATACTGCGGTAGATCTGGTAAATGAGACTAAGTTGGACCAAGAAATTAAATCATGGCTCGCATTTGCAGCTCAAAAGGTTGTTGAAGTGAATGCTTTGGCAAAGGCGTTGACTGGCCAGAAGGATGAG GCATACTTTTCAGCCAATGCTACGGCTCAGGTATCTAGGAAATCCTCACCTAGGGTGAACAATGAAGCTGTCCAAAAGGCT GCTGCTGCACTGAAGGGTTCTGATCATCGCCGTGCTACAGATGTTACCTCCAGACTTGATGCTCAACAGAAGAAGCTCAACCTTCCAATCCTCCCAACCACCACTATAGGTTCCTTCCCACAGACAGTGGAGCTCAGAAGAGTGCGTCGTGAATACAAGGCCAAGAA GATCTCCGAGGAGGACTATGATAAGGCCATCAAGGAGGAGATCAACAAGGTTGTCAAGCTTCAAGAAGAGCTTGACATTGATGTTCTTGTTCACGGAGAGCCAGAG AGAAACGATATGGTTGAGTACTTCGGAGAGCAACTATCTGGTTTTGCCTTCACAGCAAATGGCTGGGTGCAATCATATGGATCTCGGTGTGTGAAGCCACCGATCATATATGGTGATGTCAGTCGCCCTAACCCGATGACTGTCTACTGGTCCTCGGCTGCCCAGAGCATGACCAAGCGCCCAATGAAGGGAATGCTTACCGGCCCTGTTACCATTCTCAATTGGTCTTTCGTGAGAAACGACCAACCCAG ATCCGAGACATGTTATCAGATTGCTTTAGCCATTAAGGATGAAGTCGAGGATCTTGAGAAGGCCGGTATCACTGTGATCCAAATAGATGAAGCTGCATTGAGAGAAGGGTTGCCTCTCCGCAAATCCGAGCATGCCTTCTACTTGGATTGGGCTGTACACTCCTTCAGAATCACCAATGTTGGTGTCCAAGATACCACCCAG ATCCACACCCACATGTGCTACTCCAACTTCAACGACATCATCCAGTCCATCATCAACATGGACGCCGATGTGATCACTATTGAGAACTCACGTTCGGACGAGAAGCTGTTGTCAGTGTTCCGCGAGGGAGTTAAGTACGGAGCTGGGATCGGGCCAGGTGTGTACGACATCCACTCCCCGAGAATCCCATCCACAGATGAGATTGCGGACCGGATCAACAAGATGCTTGCTGTGCTTGAGAAAAACATCTTGTGGGTGAACCCCGACTGCGGTCTCAAGACTCGGAAATACGGAGAGGTGAAGCCGGCCCTCGAGAACATGGTGTCTGCTTGCAAGATTCTCCGAACCAAGCTTGGCAGTGCATAA